In Silene latifolia isolate original U9 population chromosome X, ASM4854445v1, whole genome shotgun sequence, the following proteins share a genomic window:
- the LOC141623290 gene encoding pentatricopeptide repeat-containing protein At4g39620, chloroplastic-like, translating into MAASIAIQHPTFPNYFTHFHFSPSPHSQITTSLPFLPKQHKPTFKITCIASKPTKKSASKGDNSEAKDLVRSILRNISDKEPLVSTLNKYVRFMRVDHCFLLFEELGKSDKWLQCLEVFRWMQKQRWYLADNGIYSKLISVMGKKGQIRMAMWLFSEMRNSGCRPDSSVYNALITAHLHSHDKSKGLEKALGYFDKMKGTERCKPNVVTYNILLRAFAQARNVTQVNTLYKDLDDSIISPDIFTFNGVMDAYGKNGMIREMEDMLAVMKINQCKPNIITFNLLIDAYGKRQEFEKMEQVFKSLLQSKEKPTLPTFNSMIINYGKARRRENAEEVFEKMKSMGCAPNFITYESVIMMYGFCDYTSRAREIFDGLIASKKEIKVSTLNAMLEVYCMNGIPMEAHALLESARGFGVRPDSSTYKLLYKAYTKADMKEPLQELLRHMDKDGIIPNKRFFLEALGAFGSSKTTKFAAGTADVKKQTSTKRDMGKPGTAKIEMSKPAITKSNRSKPESTKRDISKAATTER; encoded by the exons ATGGCAGCGAGTATAGCAATACAACACCCAACATTCCCAAACTACTTTACCCACTTTCACTTTTCTCCTTCTCCACATTCCCAAATTACTACTTCCCTCCCATTTCTTCCTAAACAACACAAACCCACTTTCAAAATCACTTGTATTGCATCAAAACCCACCAAAAAATCTGCCTCCAAAGGTGATAATTCTGAAGCAAAGGATTTAGTTCGCTCTATTTTGAGGAATATCAGTGATAAAGAGCCTCTTGTGTCCACACTTAACAAGTATGTTCGGTTCATGAGGGTTGACCATTGTTTTCTGTTGTTTGAAGAACTTGGGAAATCTGATAAATGGCTTCAATGTCTTGAG GTCTTTAGATGGATGCAGAAACAAAGGTGGTATCTTGCGGACAATGGTATTTATTCAAAATTGATATCAGTCATGGGTAAGAAAGGTCAGATTCGAATGGCAATGTGGCTTTTCTCAGAGATGAGGAATAGTGGATGCCGGCCTGACTCTTCAGTATATAATGCACTCATAACAGCCCATCTTCATTCTCATGACAAATCAAAGGGTTTAGAGAAAGCTCTTGGGTATTTTGATAAGATGAAGGGTACCGAACGGTGTAAGCCAAATGTTGTGACATACAACATTCTCCTGAGAGCTTTTGCTCAGGCCAGGAATGTTACTCAAGTTAACACACTGTATAAGGATCTCGACGACAGCATAATTTCACCTGATATTTTTACGTTTAATGGTGTGATGGACGCTTATGGGAAAAATGGTATGATTAGAGAAATGGAAGACATGTTGGCTGTTATGAAAATAAATCAGTGTAAGCCCAAtataatcacttttaaccttctTATTGATGCCTACGGAAAGAGACAAGAATTCGAGAAGATGGAGCAAGTTTTCAAGAGCCTGTTACAGTCGAAGGAGAAGCCAACACTTCCGACATTTAATTCAATGATCATTAACTATGGTAAGGCACGTCGTAGGGAGAATGCCGAGGAAGTTTTTGAGAAGATGAAGAGTATGGGATGTGCCCCAAACTTTATTACATACGAGAGTGTTATCATGATGTATGGATTTTGTGATTATACTTCGAGGGCAAGAGAAATATTTGATGGATTGATAGCATCTAAGAAGGAGATAAAGGTTTCCACACTAAATGCCATGTTAGAAGTTTATTGCATGAATGGCATACCTATGGAAGCACACGCGCTATTGGAAAGTGCTCGGGGTTTTGGTGTTCGGCCCGATTCTTCAACAtataaacttctttacaaagccTACACTAAGGCAGATATGAAGGAGCCTTTGCAGGAGTTGTTAAGGCATATGGACAAAGATGGTATCATCCCAAATAAGAGGTTTTTCCTAGAAGCATTGGGAGCATTCGGTTCTTCAAAAACTACAAAATTTGCTGCCGGAACTGCAGATGTGAAAAAACAAACATCTACAAAGAGAGACATGGGTAAACCGGGAACTGCAAAGATAGAAATGAGTAAACCAGCAATTACAAAGAGTAATAGGAGTAAACCAGAAAGTACAAAGAGAGATATAAGTAAGGCAGCAACTACAGAGAGATAA